In a genomic window of Candidatus Dormiibacterota bacterium:
- a CDS encoding pyridoxamine 5'-phosphate oxidase, with protein sequence MATDLGRVRALVAAERGLAVVSTLRSDGSVHSAVVNAGVTTHPVTNAEVVGYVAIGSALKLRHLRARPRATVTWRVGFRWQTVEGAVTLIGPDDPLEGVEPADLPQLLRDVYLSTGATHDDWPTYDRVMAEERRCIVLVRPERGYGVG encoded by the coding sequence ATGGCGACCGATCTCGGCCGGGTGCGCGCGCTGGTCGCGGCCGAGCGCGGGCTCGCGGTGGTGTCGACGCTGCGGTCGGACGGGTCGGTGCACAGCGCGGTGGTGAACGCCGGGGTGACCACCCACCCGGTGACCAATGCGGAGGTGGTGGGCTACGTCGCCATCGGCAGCGCGCTCAAGCTCCGCCACCTCCGCGCCCGGCCGCGGGCCACGGTGACCTGGCGGGTCGGCTTCCGCTGGCAGACCGTCGAGGGCGCGGTCACGCTGATCGGGCCGGACGACCCGCTGGAGGGCGTCGAGCCGGCGGATCTGCCGCAGCTGCTCCGCGACGTCTACCTCTCCACCGGCGCCACCCACGACGACTGGCCGACCTACGACCGGGTCATGGCCGAGGAGCGCCGCTGCATCGTGCTGGTGCGGCCCGAGCGCGGGTACGGGGTGGGCTGA